The following coding sequences lie in one Gammaproteobacteria bacterium genomic window:
- a CDS encoding conserved hypothetical protein (Evidence 4 : Unknown function but conserved in other organisms), whose translation MSLSYLAEYADAARYALVLANRELSRLRYTHTTLYAEAINLEWVEALTKREDLAEKIDAFVGRFGRLQDHLGEKLLPAFARLVGGQPKSLLDVLTFSERMGWVESAEEFISTRKLRNLLVHEYMITPDIFLEALLSAKAATELLFRVVANINKRQ comes from the coding sequence ATGAGTTTGAGCTATTTGGCCGAATATGCGGATGCCGCACGGTACGCTCTCGTTCTTGCCAATCGAGAATTATCACGCCTACGCTACACCCACACCACCCTATACGCGGAAGCTATTAATCTTGAATGGGTTGAGGCACTAACCAAGCGAGAGGATCTCGCGGAGAAGATTGACGCATTTGTCGGTCGTTTTGGACGACTACAGGATCACCTTGGTGAGAAATTACTACCCGCATTTGCCAGGTTGGTGGGTGGACAGCCTAAATCACTGTTGGATGTTCTGACCTTTTCCGAGCGTATGGGGTGGGTCGAGAGTGCGGAGGAATTCATCAGCACGCGCAAACTCAGAAATCTGTTGGTGCATGAATATATGATCACACCCGATATCTTTCTTGAAGCGCTGCTCTCGGCAAAAGCGGCCACTGAATTACTTTTTCGTGTCGTCGCCAATATCAACAAGAGGCAGTAG
- the queF gene encoding NADPH-dependent 7-cyano-7-deazaguanine reductase — MPNQPTQIFETFPNPSLGRDYTIHIRIPEFTCLCPKTGQPDFATLYLDYVPATFCVELKSLKNYIWSYRNQGTFHEAVTNHILDDLVAALAPNFMRLRAEFNVRGGIYTTVVAEYRATHWTPPMLVTLP, encoded by the coding sequence ATGCCGAACCAACCAACACAGATTTTTGAAACATTCCCCAACCCGTCTCTCGGACGCGATTACACGATTCATATTCGGATTCCGGAGTTTACCTGTCTCTGCCCGAAGACTGGGCAACCAGATTTCGCCACGCTGTATTTAGATTACGTACCCGCTACATTTTGCGTGGAACTTAAATCCCTCAAAAATTATATTTGGTCCTATCGCAATCAAGGGACTTTTCACGAGGCAGTAACCAATCATATTTTAGATGATCTGGTAGCGGCGCTTGCGCCGAATTTCATGCGTCTACGTGCGGAATTCAATGTCCGTGGCGGTATCTATACCACAGTGGTTGCCGAATACCGGGCCACTCACTGGACACCACCAATGCTGGTGACGCTACCGTAA
- a CDS encoding DNA polymerase beta → MRLTPEQIQLIKSIVSRIIDAESEVWLFGSRVDDSACGGDIDLFIETTHIVSNRVSTLCRLEGALVIGLGDRKIDVLLKDARTVDAPIFHVAKRQGILL, encoded by the coding sequence ATGCGCCTTACTCCCGAGCAAATTCAATTAATAAAATCCATCGTATCCAGAATTATTGATGCGGAAAGCGAAGTATGGCTGTTTGGATCACGGGTTGACGATAGTGCATGTGGCGGAGATATCGATCTATTCATCGAGACCACCCACATTGTCTCCAACCGAGTAAGCACGCTGTGCCGACTGGAAGGCGCACTGGTTATTGGATTAGGCGATCGAAAGATTGATGTACTACTTAAAGATGCGCGCACGGTAGACGCCCCAATTTTTCACGTAGCCAAGCGCCAGGGGATATTGCTATGA
- a CDS encoding dolichol-phosphate mannosyltransferase, translated as MEYMEKINQIAELSIIIPTYNETANIIPIVEAINNALPQACWQIIFVDDDSPDGTAETIGRLAKRDSRIRLIHRIGRKGLSSAVIEGMMASTTEYVALMDADLQHDETLLPTMLDTLRSNNSDLIIASRYMETASTGELPIYRRSLSVAAIRLTELFLKTQLSDPMSGFFMIRKSLLERVVRQLYGRGFKLLLDIFSACSAKGISVRYLELPYTMRSRKFGDSKLDIGIGFDLLFLICYRYFLGVIPVHFFAFSLVGLLGVGVNMALLWFFLKVTTLEYTFAYVAALYITMTNNFLLNNQFTFRTQRLLGRRLIKGLFGFFAACSVGAIVSVGVSSLLFEKFNLPWWLAGLSGMLVSAFWNFASSSTFVWNSPDKKG; from the coding sequence ATGGAATATATGGAAAAAATCAACCAGATCGCGGAATTGTCTATTATTATCCCCACGTACAATGAAACCGCAAATATTATTCCAATCGTTGAGGCCATCAACAATGCGTTGCCGCAAGCGTGCTGGCAAATCATTTTCGTGGACGACGATTCCCCAGACGGTACTGCAGAGACCATTGGAAGGTTGGCCAAACGAGATTCACGGATTCGTCTGATTCACCGCATCGGCAGAAAAGGGCTGTCCTCTGCCGTAATTGAAGGCATGATGGCTAGCACCACTGAATATGTGGCGCTCATGGACGCGGATCTTCAACATGATGAAACCTTATTACCTACAATGCTGGATACGCTACGTAGTAATAACAGCGATCTAATTATCGCCAGTCGATATATGGAGACCGCTAGTACCGGTGAATTACCTATCTATCGTAGATCCCTGAGCGTCGCTGCGATACGGCTCACTGAATTATTCCTAAAGACACAACTCAGTGACCCGATGAGCGGCTTTTTTATGATCAGAAAAAGTTTATTGGAACGAGTGGTGCGTCAGTTGTATGGACGGGGTTTTAAATTATTGCTGGATATCTTCTCAGCTTGTTCTGCAAAAGGTATCTCGGTCCGGTATCTTGAACTACCATATACGATGCGCTCCCGAAAGTTTGGGGATAGCAAACTGGATATTGGTATTGGTTTTGATCTGTTATTCTTAATATGCTATCGATATTTTCTTGGGGTCATCCCGGTGCATTTCTTTGCATTCTCCTTGGTGGGATTGCTTGGGGTTGGGGTGAATATGGCCCTCCTTTGGTTCTTCCTGAAGGTCACTACTCTGGAATATACTTTTGCTTATGTGGCGGCCCTTTATATTACCATGACCAACAATTTTCTATTGAATAATCAGTTTACCTTTCGTACGCAACGGTTGCTGGGACGGCGGTTAATCAAAGGACTATTTGGTTTCTTTGCTGCTTGTTCTGTCGGAGCGATCGTATCCGTCGGGGTGAGTAGCTTGTTATTTGAAAAATTCAATCTTCCTTGGTGGTTAGCCGGTTTAAGCGGTATGCTGGTCAGTGCGTTCTGGAACTTCGCTAGTTCATCAACCTTTGTGTGGAATTCTCCCGATAAGAAAGGGTGA